In Streptomyces sp. HUAS ZL42, the DNA window GCGGGAGCCGGTGCGTGATGGTGCCGGTCAGCGCTCGTGCCCGCTGGGCGCGGGGCGGCGATACCCATCTTCGATCTTCTGGGCGCAGTTCAGGGGCGTGACGCGGCCCCTCCGCGTGGTGATCCGCGCATCGACCATTGAACCTGACGTCGGATTCAACTATATATGGGGAACCAACCACGGTCACATGTCTCGGCGCAGTGCTCTGACACTGCATGCCCTGCCACGGAGAGGGTTCGCCGTGAACGTTGCAGAAAGAGTCGCCATCGTCACCGGTGGTGGTGGCGGCATTGGCAGCGCGCTGGTCGCGCGGCTTGCTCGCGAGGGTGCCCGGGTCGTCGTCGCGGACCTCGATGCGGCCGGCGCGCGGGCGGTGTCGGAGAGGGTCAACGCCGACCATCCTGGAGGCACGGTCAGCACTGGCGCGGACGTGTCAGACACTGCCCAGATCCAGCAGCTGATCGCCCTGGCGGAGAACGCGTTCGGCCCGGTCGACCTCTACTTCGCCAACGCGGGCATCGCGGGTGCGCCGGGCATCGACGCGAGCGAGCGGGACTGGGACCTCTCGATCGACGTCAACCTTCGCGCTCACATCCGTGCGGCAAGACTGCTGTTGCCGCGGTGGCTCGAGCGCGGGCAGGGCTACTTCGTCAGCACCGCCTCGGCCGCCGGGCTGCTCACCCAGATCGGCTCCGCCACCTACGCCGTCACCAAGCACGCCGCCGTCGGCTTCGCCGAGTGGCTGAGTGTCACCTACGGCGATCGCGGGCTGCGGGTCAGCTGTCTGTGCCCGATGGGGGTGAACACCCGGATGCTGTCGGCCGGGAAGGACTCCGGGGACGCACTGGGACGAGCGGCCACGCAAGCCGTCACATCCGCGGGCGACGTCCTGGAGCCGGCCGAGGTCGCCGACGCCGTCCTGGCCGCGATCGCCGATGAGCGCTTCCTGATCCTGCCGCACGAAGAGGTGCTGGACATGTACCGGCACAAGGGCGCGGACTACGACCGGTGGTTGCGCGGGATGCGCCGCTACCAGAGCTCCCTGCTGGGTCAGGCATGACCGGGGCGCCGGGTGAGCTCGTCCTGGCCGAACACCGCGGGCCGGTGCTGGTACTCACGTTCAATCGGCCCGCCAAGCTGAATGCCTGGACCGAGGAACTCGAAGACCGTTATTTCGAGCTCCTCGACGCCGCCGAGGACGACTCGGACGTACGTGCCGTCGTGGTCACCGGTGCGGGGCGCGGATTCTGCGCCGGCGCCGATCTGCAACGGCTGCAGGCGGTCGGCGAGATCGACGAGGTCTCCGCGGCGGAGAGGGCGCTGCGCCGCCCGCGTGACGTGCCGCTGAGCTTGCGCAAACCGCTGATCGGTGCGGTCAATGGGGTGGCCGACGGCCTGGGCGTGGTGGAGGCGCTCTACTGCGACATCCGCTTCGGCTCGCCCTCGGCCCGGTTCACCACGGCATTCGCGCAACGCGGACTCGTCGCCGAGTACGGGATCTCCTGGCTGTTGCCCCGGCTGGTGGGGCACAGCCGGGCCACCGACCTGCTGCTGTCGAGTCGCATGGTGGACGCCGAGGAGGCGCTGCGTATCGGACTCCTCGACCACCTGGTCCGCACCGGCAGCGTGGTCGATGCCGCTGTCGCCTATGCCGCCGATCTGGCGACGCGCTGCTCTCCGGGATCCATGGCCACGATCAAGAGCCAACTGCACAACGACGCGGAGAGCACTTACGCCGACTCCGTGACCCGCGCGGAGAGGCTCATGCTCCAGGCCTTCTGCGGGACCGATGTCGTCGAAGGCGTGGCCAGCCACCTGGGAAAGCGCCCGCCGAGCTTTCCTTCCCTTCCCCCCGTCAGGAGTACAGATGTCCCTGTTTGAGCCGTCGGACCGCGCCAAGAAGTACCAGGCGGACCTGCTGGAGTTCATGGACTCGCACGTCTACCCCGCCGAGCCGGTGTACCACGAGCAGATGCGCGCCTCCGGTGACCCGCACTTCCATCCGCCGATCATTGAGGAACTCAAGGCGGAGGCGCGGGGGCGCGGACTGTGGAACCTCTTCCACCCGCACCCGCAGTGGGGGCCGGGGCTGACGAACCTCGAGTACGCGCCGCTGGCGGAGATCATGGGACGCAGTCACATCGCTTCGGAGGCGTGCAATTGCAATGCCCCGGACACCGGCAACATGGAGGTGCTCACCCTCTTCGGCACCGACGAGCACAGGGAGAAGTACCTCAAGCCGTTGCTCGAAGGCACCATGGCATCGGCGTTCGCGATGACCGAGCCGGCCGTGGCCAGTTCTGACGCCACCAACATCGAGCTGCGCATGGAGCGCGACGGCGACGAGTACCTCCTCAACGGCCGCAAGTGGTTCGCCTCGAACGCGATGCACAAGAACTGCAGGGTGCTCATCGTCATGGGCAAGACCGACCCCACGGCGGCCCCGCATCGCCAGCAGTCGATGATGGTCGTCCCGATCGACGCCCCCGGGGTCACCGTGGTCCGGAACCTCCCGGTGTTCGGGTACGCGGATCGAGAGGGCCACGCGGAGATCATCTTCGAGAATGTGCGTGTGCCGATCAAGGATGTCCTCAAAGGTGAGGGCGAGGGTTTCGCGATCAGCCAGGCCCGGCTCGGGCCCGGTCGCATCCACCACTGCATGCGGGCGATCGGCGCGGCCGAGCGGGCGCTGGAGTTGATGTGCCGGCGAGCCCAGTCCCGGGTGACCTTTGGTTCTCCGGTCGCCGAACGGTCCAACATCCAGGACTGGATCGCGGAAGCGCGCATCGACATCGAGATGATCCGCCTGCTCACGCTCAAGGCGGCGTACCTGATGGACACGGTCGGGAACAAGGAAGCGCGCACCGAGATCGCGGCCATCAAGGTTGCCGCCCCGAACATCGCGCTGAAGATCGTCGACCGAGCGATCCAGGTACACGGGGGAGCGGGAGTGACGGACGACTTCCCGTTGGCGATGATGTACGCGCATCTGCGGACGTTGCGGCTGGCGGACGGTCCCGACGAGGTCCACAAGCGGGCCATCGCCAAGCAGGAACTGCGGCAGTACCGCGACGCCGCAACGGCAGTGGCGGGTTGAGATGGCAGGACTCGATCTCACCGGTCGCACCGCCGTCGTCACCGGCGCCTCGCGCGGAATCGGACTGGCGATCGCCCAGGCCATCGCCGCCGCCGGCGCAAACGTAGTCCTCACCTCCCGGTCCCAGGAGGCGGCGAAGACCGCCGCGGCGCAGGTCGGGGACACAGCGGTCGGCGTCGGTGCGCACGCCGTCGACGAAGAAGCGGCCCAGCGCTGTGTGGATCTGACGCTCGAGCGCTTCGGAAGCCTGGACATCCTCGTCAACAACGCGGGGACCAACCCGGCCTTCGGGCCGGTCATCGAGCAGGACCACGGCCGGTTCGCCAAGACCTTCGACGTGAACCTGTGGGCTCCCCTCCTGTGGACGGGGCTGGCCACGCGGGCCTGGATGGGCGAGCACGGCGGCGCGGTCGTCAACACGGCCTCGGTCGGCGGTATGGCGTTCGAGGCGAACATCGGGTTGTACAACGCGTCGAAGGCCGCACTCATCCATCTCACGAAGCAACTGGCCCTGGAACTCTCGCCGAAGGTTCGCGTCAACGCGGTGGCACCCGGTGTCGTACGAACGAAGCTGGCCGAGGCCCTGTGGAAGGAGCACGAGCAGACCGTGTCGGCGTCGACGGCGCTCGGGCGGATAGGCGAGCCTGCTGACATCGCCTCGGCGGTCGCCTTCCTCGTCTCGGACGCCGCGAGTTGGATCACCGGCGAGACGATGGTGATCGACGGCGGGCAGCTGCTCGGCGATGCGCTCCCGTTCAGGCACGGAGCCGGCATCGGTGTCTAGCGCGGATATCGTCGGAATCGACGCCGGGGCGGTGAGCCGCTGGTTCGCCACCCTCGGCGCCGACTTCGCCGGGCCGTTGGCCTTTGACCGGATCGGGCTCGGCCAGTCGAATCTGACCTATCTCGTACGGGACCAGGGTGGCCGCAGATGGGTGCTGCGGCGCCCACCACTGGGTCGCCTGCTGGCCTCGGCGCACGACGTGGCCCGCGAGGCGCGGATTCTGACCGCGCTGGAGGGCACCGCCGTGCCGACCCCGCGGGTGCTCGGGCTGAGCGATGATCCTTCCGTGACCGATGCCCCGCTGCTGCTCATGGAGTTCGTGGACGGCGAGGTCGTCGACACGATGTCGATCGCGCAGTCGTTGACGCCCGCGCGCCGCCGGGCGATCGGGATGTCGCTGCCGCGGACGCTGGCGAAGATCCACGCGGTCGATCTCGAGGCGACCGGGCTGACCGGCCTGGCCAGCCACAAGCCGTATGCGCAGCGTCAGCTCAAGCGGTGGTCGGGCCAGTGGGAGAGATCCAGGACCCGCGAGCTGCCCGCCCTCGAGGACCTCACCCGGCGCCTCGTCGCGGCCGTCCCGCAGCAGCGCGAACTCACCCTCGTGCACGGCGACTTCCATCTGCGCAACGTCATCACCTCCTACGACAGCGGGGAGGTGACCGCGGTGCTCGACTGGGAGTTGTCGACACTGGGGGATCCGTTGGCGGACATGGGCAGCCTGCTGGCCTACTGGCCGGCCAAAGGTGAGAACACCTCCGGCGACTTCGGCGCGACCGCTCTCGACGGCTTCCCGACGCGCGAGGAACTCGTGGCGGCCTACCTGGCGGCGTCCGGGCGCGACCTGACGGCGCTGGGCTTCTGGCACGCGATGGGACTGTGGAAAGTGGCGATCATCGCGGAGGGCGTCATGCGCCGCGCGCTGGACGAACCGCGGAACAAGGCCGCCTCCGGTACCCCGACCGCAGAGCGCATCGACGCGTTGGTGGCGAAGGCCCAGGAAGTCGCGGATGCGGCAGGCATCTGACCCGATCTCATGCCCACGGGACATCGACACTCACGCAACGAGGAAAAGGAGCGGTGATGAGGCAATCAGCGTTCGAGGCGACTCGGGCACCTTGTCGATCGGCCTATCCCGCCCCGCCGCCATGGTCCGTATCGTCGACGAGGACGGCAGGACCTGGGACCGAACGAGGTCGGCGAGATCACGGTCGAAGGCCCCATGGTGGCACCCGCGTACTGGAACAGGCCAGAGGCCACCGCGGAGTCGATACCGAACGGGCGGCTGCTCACCGGCGACGTCGGTTTCGTGGATCGGCAGGCCTGGGTGTACGGGGTCGACCGCAAGAAGGACATGATCAACGCCTCCGGGTTCAAGATGTGGTCTAGCGAGGTCGAGGACGTCCTCTACCGGCACCCCACGGTTGGCGAGGCCGCCGTCGTCCGTGCGCCCGATCCCTACCGCGGTGAGACGGTGGCGGCCTTCGTCAGCATGAGCCCGGTGGATCTGCCGAGCCCGACGAGCTGGTCGCCCACTGCCGGGAGCACCTGGCCGCCCTCAAGGCCCCTCGGACCGTCAGCATCCGGGACGAGCTGCCCAAGACCACCAGAGGCAAGACCCTGGCGCCGCGAACTGCGCGGGGCGACACCCGCGTGACGAGCGAGAGGAGCGGAAGGATGACCGGCCTGACAGAGGCCCTTGCCCTTGACGAGATCGGGCCGGACCGGTTCCGGTCCGGCCCGATCCCCAGCGAGTGGGCGCGGACGTTCGGTGGCCAGATCGCCGCCCAGTCGCTGATGGCCGCGGCGCATACCCTCGACCGGTCGTACTCGGCTCACTCGATGCACGGCTACTTCCTGCGGCCCGGCCGTCCGCACGAGTCGACGGATCAGCTGGTCGAGCGGATCCGCGACGGCGGCAGCTTCCGCACGCGCCGGGTGACCGCAGTCCAGGCGGGGGAGGCCATCTTCACGATGACGGCGTCGTTCCATCGCGGGGATGAAGGATTCTCCCACCAGGTGGACATGCCGTCGGTGCCGGCACCTGACG includes these proteins:
- a CDS encoding enoyl-CoA hydratase-related protein, producing MTGAPGELVLAEHRGPVLVLTFNRPAKLNAWTEELEDRYFELLDAAEDDSDVRAVVVTGAGRGFCAGADLQRLQAVGEIDEVSAAERALRRPRDVPLSLRKPLIGAVNGVADGLGVVEALYCDIRFGSPSARFTTAFAQRGLVAEYGISWLLPRLVGHSRATDLLLSSRMVDAEEALRIGLLDHLVRTGSVVDAAVAYAADLATRCSPGSMATIKSQLHNDAESTYADSVTRAERLMLQAFCGTDVVEGVASHLGKRPPSFPSLPPVRSTDVPV
- a CDS encoding SDR family oxidoreductase, which produces MAGLDLTGRTAVVTGASRGIGLAIAQAIAAAGANVVLTSRSQEAAKTAAAQVGDTAVGVGAHAVDEEAAQRCVDLTLERFGSLDILVNNAGTNPAFGPVIEQDHGRFAKTFDVNLWAPLLWTGLATRAWMGEHGGAVVNTASVGGMAFEANIGLYNASKAALIHLTKQLALELSPKVRVNAVAPGVVRTKLAEALWKEHEQTVSASTALGRIGEPADIASAVAFLVSDAASWITGETMVIDGGQLLGDALPFRHGAGIGV
- a CDS encoding phosphotransferase family protein; translation: MSSADIVGIDAGAVSRWFATLGADFAGPLAFDRIGLGQSNLTYLVRDQGGRRWVLRRPPLGRLLASAHDVAREARILTALEGTAVPTPRVLGLSDDPSVTDAPLLLMEFVDGEVVDTMSIAQSLTPARRRAIGMSLPRTLAKIHAVDLEATGLTGLASHKPYAQRQLKRWSGQWERSRTRELPALEDLTRRLVAAVPQQRELTLVHGDFHLRNVITSYDSGEVTAVLDWELSTLGDPLADMGSLLAYWPAKGENTSGDFGATALDGFPTREELVAAYLAASGRDLTALGFWHAMGLWKVAIIAEGVMRRALDEPRNKAASGTPTAERIDALVAKAQEVADAAGI
- a CDS encoding acyl-CoA dehydrogenase family protein, coding for MSLFEPSDRAKKYQADLLEFMDSHVYPAEPVYHEQMRASGDPHFHPPIIEELKAEARGRGLWNLFHPHPQWGPGLTNLEYAPLAEIMGRSHIASEACNCNAPDTGNMEVLTLFGTDEHREKYLKPLLEGTMASAFAMTEPAVASSDATNIELRMERDGDEYLLNGRKWFASNAMHKNCRVLIVMGKTDPTAAPHRQQSMMVVPIDAPGVTVVRNLPVFGYADREGHAEIIFENVRVPIKDVLKGEGEGFAISQARLGPGRIHHCMRAIGAAERALELMCRRAQSRVTFGSPVAERSNIQDWIAEARIDIEMIRLLTLKAAYLMDTVGNKEARTEIAAIKVAAPNIALKIVDRAIQVHGGAGVTDDFPLAMMYAHLRTLRLADGPDEVHKRAIAKQELRQYRDAATAVAG
- a CDS encoding SDR family oxidoreductase, producing the protein MNVAERVAIVTGGGGGIGSALVARLAREGARVVVADLDAAGARAVSERVNADHPGGTVSTGADVSDTAQIQQLIALAENAFGPVDLYFANAGIAGAPGIDASERDWDLSIDVNLRAHIRAARLLLPRWLERGQGYFVSTASAAGLLTQIGSATYAVTKHAAVGFAEWLSVTYGDRGLRVSCLCPMGVNTRMLSAGKDSGDALGRAATQAVTSAGDVLEPAEVADAVLAAIADERFLILPHEEVLDMYRHKGADYDRWLRGMRRYQSSLLGQA